From a region of the Helicobacter hepaticus ATCC 51449 genome:
- a CDS encoding CheB methylesterase domain-containing protein: MLMDTIKYHPDTILKSNPCKIIRDKLVVIGASTGGVDALSYIFSRLPAQLPPIAVVQHIPPSFGSSFIKRLDTLSQLSICEVTSKTPMKDNCVYIAGGDKHMIIDFAMGSYYAKSLDEKLRISRHKPSVDILFRSANNTAGRSALGIILTGMGDDGCIGLKELYDNGAHTLAENEKDCIVFGMPKKAIEMGAVSEILSLDAIIKRIIDYANTPLKALIKEGSDSISPPPPPANELNL; encoded by the coding sequence ATGTTAATGGATACTATAAAATATCACCCTGACACAATTCTTAAAAGCAATCCTTGTAAAATCATACGCGATAAACTTGTCGTTATAGGAGCTTCCACTGGTGGTGTTGATGCACTTTCATATATTTTCTCTCGTCTCCCTGCACAACTACCTCCTATTGCTGTAGTGCAACATATCCCACCAAGTTTTGGCTCTTCATTTATCAAAAGGCTTGATACTCTTTCTCAACTTAGCATTTGCGAAGTTACTTCAAAAACACCTATGAAAGATAATTGTGTTTATATTGCAGGGGGTGATAAGCATATGATTATAGATTTTGCAATGGGTTCATATTACGCAAAATCACTTGATGAGAAACTACGTATTTCGCGTCATAAGCCAAGCGTAGATATCCTCTTCCGAAGCGCAAATAATACTGCTGGACGTTCTGCACTTGGCATAATCCTCACAGGTATGGGTGATGATGGCTGCATAGGACTTAAAGAACTTTATGATAATGGTGCGCACACTCTAGCAGAAAATGAAAAAGACTGCATAGTATTTGGTATGCCAAAAAAAGCGATTGAAATGGGTGCTGTGAGCGAAATTTTAAGTCTTGATGCAATAATCAAGCGCATTATTGATTATGCAAACACACCGCTTAAAGCTTTAATAAAAGAAGGGAGCGATAGCATTTCACCCCCCCCCCCCCCCGCAAATGAATTAAATCTCTAA
- the mfd gene encoding transcription-repair coupling factor — MIQSCLYKLLKQGNFPYELLLTKDAKQSQDAYELIKLFDYQKAFVLPELRIHFGDDLSSFREEFLGVLSVLRTFYAATSPKILISPISSVLYPLPKEQILQTFNLSFGQRYDLAVLKKHIVEYGYECVEVVELEGEVSFRGDIVDIFMPYSESPYRIAFFDDEVESIRIFDTHTQMSNPTEVKEICIAPALFSLNPQQSSDIQSLVNQSDFDGFNKDIASFGFWFLGENAHFLPLHFCSLLTPQALLEAKEIYSLDSMEHALTLEQLQQIGCCEASEGYSDILFKPANLASMINAHSNREITLIAHNDIKLKAFDISTQGLHIKYSDAVVNIITPNELILSLNTFTPKIKHKKPTLKLNEIAQGEYVVHSEYGIGIFEGIKQTQIVGVVRDFIEISYQGEDKLLLPVENLNMIERYVADSGQIPMLDGLGKGSFAKLKQKVKTKLLEIAHNIIDLAAKRNLLQGIKIDTQNPSLLSFQNACGFTLTHDQIRSIEEIYTDLSSGKVMDRLLSGDVGFGKTEVAMNAIYAVCLSGFQAAMIVPTTLLCAQHYHSLQMRLESFGIRVARCDRFLSTAEKKRLFLGLKNNEVDVVVGTHALLGAEFAKLGLIVVDEEHKFGVKQKERIKALCAHTHLLSMSATPIPRTLNMALSHIKSLSSLHTPPVDRIPVRTFIKNAKDSLLKEIILRELRRGGQVFYIHNNIATIQKKAQEIQSLLPQLKIAILHSKVESTQTENIMLDFANNVYNVLLCTSIIESGIHLPNANTIVVASADRFGIADLHQLRGRVGRGNKEGFCYFLVEDMEVITPEAKKRLMALEKNSYLGSGENLAYYDLEIRGGGNLLGEAQSGHIKNIGYGLYLRLLEECINYLSGKGSVQQVQCDLKINLNAYLNPQLIASDKLRLELYRRLSLCEEISEVNDIESEIFDRFGAPDTMSKAFLELICVKVLANKLRLKQIMHYGQNITITYMDNTKESIISPSKDWDDVLECIMVFLRKQIQNKQS, encoded by the coding sequence TTGATACAATCTTGCCTATATAAGCTTCTTAAGCAGGGCAACTTTCCCTACGAATTATTGCTTACTAAAGATGCTAAGCAATCCCAAGATGCATATGAACTTATAAAGCTTTTTGATTATCAAAAGGCTTTTGTTTTACCTGAATTGCGTATTCATTTTGGAGATGATTTAAGTTCATTTCGTGAAGAATTTTTAGGAGTTTTGAGCGTATTGCGGACATTTTATGCTGCCACCTCGCCAAAGATTCTTATCTCTCCTATTTCCAGTGTGCTTTATCCACTACCAAAGGAGCAAATACTCCAAACCTTCAATCTTTCTTTTGGACAACGTTATGATTTAGCAGTTTTGAAAAAGCATATTGTAGAATATGGTTATGAATGTGTAGAGGTAGTAGAACTTGAGGGGGAAGTAAGTTTTAGAGGTGATATTGTTGATATTTTTATGCCTTATAGTGAATCTCCTTATCGCATTGCTTTTTTTGATGATGAGGTAGAGAGTATCCGCATATTTGATACGCATACCCAAATGAGTAACCCCACTGAAGTTAAGGAGATTTGTATCGCTCCTGCACTTTTTTCGCTTAACCCTCAGCAAAGCAGCGATATACAATCTCTTGTGAATCAGAGTGATTTTGATGGGTTTAACAAAGATATAGCTTCATTTGGATTTTGGTTTTTAGGAGAAAATGCACATTTTTTGCCTTTACATTTTTGTTCTTTGCTTACACCCCAAGCACTTTTAGAAGCTAAAGAGATTTATAGTTTAGATTCAATGGAGCACGCTCTTACATTGGAGCAGCTACAACAAATAGGGTGTTGTGAAGCAAGTGAAGGTTATAGCGATATACTTTTTAAACCAGCTAATCTCGCCTCAATGATAAATGCTCATAGCAATCGTGAAATTACGCTTATTGCACATAATGATATTAAACTTAAGGCATTTGATATTAGCACACAGGGATTGCATATTAAATATTCAGATGCAGTAGTAAATATTATCACTCCAAATGAACTTATTCTCTCACTTAATACTTTTACACCTAAAATCAAGCATAAGAAGCCTACACTCAAGCTAAATGAAATTGCACAAGGAGAATATGTTGTGCATAGTGAATATGGTATAGGGATTTTTGAGGGAATTAAGCAGACTCAAATAGTTGGGGTTGTAAGAGATTTTATTGAAATTAGTTATCAAGGTGAAGATAAACTTTTGCTTCCTGTTGAGAATCTTAATATGATTGAGCGTTATGTGGCAGATTCTGGACAAATACCTATGCTTGATGGATTAGGTAAGGGTAGTTTTGCTAAGCTTAAACAAAAGGTAAAAACTAAGCTTTTAGAGATTGCTCATAACATTATTGATCTTGCTGCAAAACGTAATTTATTACAAGGCATTAAGATTGATACGCAAAATCCCTCACTTTTATCTTTTCAAAATGCGTGTGGATTCACTCTCACTCATGACCAAATACGAAGTATTGAAGAGATTTATACAGATTTATCTTCTGGTAAAGTAATGGATAGATTGCTTAGTGGAGATGTGGGGTTTGGCAAGACTGAAGTAGCTATGAATGCTATTTATGCAGTGTGTTTATCAGGTTTTCAAGCGGCAATGATTGTGCCTACTACGCTTTTATGTGCGCAACATTATCATTCATTACAAATGCGCTTAGAATCTTTTGGCATACGCGTAGCACGATGTGATAGATTTTTGAGCACGGCAGAGAAAAAACGGCTTTTTTTAGGACTTAAAAATAATGAAGTAGATGTAGTGGTAGGCACTCACGCTTTATTGGGTGCAGAGTTTGCAAAACTTGGTTTGATTGTGGTAGATGAGGAACATAAATTTGGTGTGAAGCAAAAAGAGAGAATCAAAGCACTTTGTGCCCATACGCATTTGCTTAGTATGAGCGCTACGCCTATTCCACGCACGCTTAATATGGCGCTTTCTCATATTAAATCTTTGAGTTCTTTACATACGCCTCCTGTGGATAGAATCCCTGTGCGAACATTTATAAAAAACGCTAAAGATTCACTTTTAAAAGAAATAATTCTGCGTGAATTGCGGCGCGGTGGGCAAGTATTTTATATTCATAATAATATTGCAACTATCCAAAAAAAAGCCCAAGAAATTCAATCTCTGCTCCCGCAACTTAAAATTGCTATTTTGCATTCAAAAGTAGAGAGTACTCAAACCGAAAATATTATGCTTGATTTTGCAAATAATGTATATAATGTGCTTCTTTGCACAAGTATTATAGAATCTGGTATTCATCTGCCCAATGCAAATACCATTGTCGTAGCAAGTGCTGATAGATTCGGCATAGCTGATTTACATCAATTACGAGGACGCGTAGGAAGAGGCAATAAAGAGGGATTTTGTTATTTTCTTGTAGAAGATATGGAGGTCATTACTCCTGAAGCAAAAAAACGTTTAATGGCGTTAGAGAAAAATTCTTATCTTGGTAGCGGAGAGAATCTAGCATATTATGATTTAGAAATACGTGGTGGAGGGAATTTACTCGGTGAAGCTCAAAGCGGACATATCAAAAATATCGGATATGGTTTGTATTTGCGTCTGCTTGAAGAATGTATTAATTATTTGAGTGGTAAGGGCAGTGTGCAACAAGTTCAATGTGATTTGAAAATTAATCTTAATGCGTATTTAAATCCGCAGCTTATTGCAAGTGATAAATTGCGTTTGGAGTTGTATAGGCGTCTTTCCCTTTGCGAGGAAATAAGCGAAGTCAATGATATAGAATCCGAAATTTTTGATAGATTTGGTGCTCCTGATACAATGAGTAAGGCATTTTTGGAGCTTATATGTGTTAAAGTGCTTGCTAATAAATTGAGATTAAAACAAATAATGCACTATGGGCAAAATATTACAATCACTTATATGGACAATACCAAAGAAAGCATTATTTCGCCAAGTAAAGATTGGGATGATGTGCTAGAGTGTATTATGGTATTTTTGCGCAAACAGATTCAGAACAAACAAAGCTAG
- a CDS encoding bactofilin family protein, translating to MAIFVSDNKQLDGVSSSSGGGATIIAQGTRIKGEINTDCRLHIDGEFEGNIHSKDTVMIGKSGIVRGDMQTASLIVSGRFIGNVTSNVLEIKPQGRVEGIVVVGEIIIERKGVFIGESKIKDSKVKTDIASLELPKKDK from the coding sequence ATGGCAATCTTTGTTAGCGACAATAAACAACTTGATGGAGTAAGTTCATCTAGCGGCGGTGGAGCAACTATCATCGCACAAGGCACAAGAATTAAGGGGGAAATCAACACAGATTGCAGATTGCATATTGATGGCGAATTTGAGGGAAATATTCACTCTAAAGACACCGTAATGATTGGTAAAAGTGGTATTGTAAGGGGTGATATGCAAACAGCCTCTTTAATTGTGAGTGGACGTTTTATCGGCAATGTAACTTCAAATGTGCTTGAGATTAAACCTCAAGGGCGTGTAGAGGGGATAGTAGTTGTAGGTGAGATTATTATTGAACGCAAAGGTGTGTTTATAGGTGAGAGCAAGATTAAAGATTCAAAGGTAAAAACAGATATTGCTTCACTTGAATTGCCCAAAAAAGATAAGTAA
- a CDS encoding M23 family metallopeptidase has translation MSPKNSRLVLMITDQNGSRYFNVSSIFKQISLYLAVFIVTLIVFGVVSIKTFSAEINKMSVLNETIAKRYNKMLAKNESLNNQIERRLEEISQVDDKIGDLESIIGVPIDASRDADGNLEHRIDVASLTGTQKAFVMKFVPNGYPIEHYNHISAYYGYRVHPLFFTRHLHTGVDFATPIGTPIYATADGVVNAASFSTGGYGYLVKIDHSLGFTTYYAHLNKIVVQKGMFVRHGQLIAYSGNTGQSTGPHLHYEIRFLGNVIDPKNFMEWKMSNFNSIFEKERNVAWQSLLATINNLME, from the coding sequence ATGAGTCCTAAAAATAGCCGCCTTGTTTTAATGATTACCGACCAAAATGGGTCGCGCTATTTTAATGTTAGCTCTATTTTTAAACAAATAAGCCTTTATCTTGCTGTATTTATTGTTACATTGATAGTTTTTGGTGTAGTCTCTATTAAAACTTTTAGTGCAGAAATTAATAAAATGTCAGTGTTAAATGAAACAATAGCCAAACGTTATAACAAAATGCTTGCTAAAAATGAATCGCTTAATAATCAAATTGAAAGAAGACTTGAAGAAATTTCCCAAGTTGATGATAAAATAGGAGATTTGGAAAGTATTATCGGCGTGCCTATTGATGCTTCTAGAGATGCTGATGGCAACCTTGAGCATCGCATAGATGTGGCTTCTCTCACTGGGACACAAAAGGCTTTTGTAATGAAATTTGTTCCAAATGGCTATCCCATAGAACACTATAATCATATTTCTGCTTATTATGGTTACAGAGTGCATCCGCTTTTTTTTACACGACATTTGCATACAGGAGTGGATTTTGCCACTCCTATTGGCACACCAATATACGCTACGGCTGATGGAGTTGTAAATGCTGCAAGTTTTTCAACTGGTGGTTATGGATATCTTGTTAAAATAGATCATTCACTTGGGTTTACAACTTATTATGCTCATTTGAATAAAATAGTAGTGCAAAAAGGAATGTTTGTAAGACACGGGCAGCTTATTGCTTATAGTGGCAATACCGGACAAAGCACAGGACCTCATCTTCATTATGAAATAAGATTTTTAGGGAATGTTATTGACCCTAAAAATTTTATGGAATGGAAGATGAGTAATTTTAATTCAATTTTTGAAAAAGAGAGGAACGTAGCATGGCAATCTTTGTTAGCGACAATAAACAACTTGATGGAGTAA
- a CDS encoding M23 family metallopeptidase: MQDKLMISIIDDNGSRQFSVHRLVQKVALFTGVGMISMVILYFVMAHFLMSELEVILANNNQVRENFQSIYEKNSALERDIDYKTNEFLKVNTKVSELESIVNVRKHSNELYNNQDIDIDALTPLQKDMILKIIPNGNPVDDFASKSFPNKGVSIYHLAKASPVYATANGIIDSVRVAGSENQFVQIQHSYGFTSNYGHLRKVIVQKGDFVTKGQVIGYSGVGAGLYYDLRFIDSALEVANYTDWNSDNFAQIVGVNSVIDWKSLVWALNDIVQLKNYRVSYQDDEKMLTY; this comes from the coding sequence GTGCAAGACAAATTAATGATTTCTATTATTGATGATAATGGTTCAAGGCAGTTTAGTGTGCATCGTCTAGTGCAAAAGGTGGCGCTTTTTACGGGTGTTGGTATGATATCGATGGTTATTTTGTATTTTGTTATGGCTCATTTTTTGATGAGTGAGCTCGAAGTCATTTTGGCAAATAATAATCAAGTGCGTGAGAATTTCCAAAGTATCTATGAAAAAAATAGTGCCTTAGAGCGTGATATTGACTATAAAACAAATGAATTTCTTAAGGTAAATACCAAAGTCAGTGAGCTTGAGAGCATTGTAAATGTCCGTAAACATAGCAATGAATTATATAATAACCAAGATATTGACATTGATGCGCTTACTCCCTTGCAAAAGGATATGATTTTAAAGATTATTCCTAATGGTAACCCTGTTGATGATTTTGCATCAAAAAGTTTCCCAAATAAAGGTGTTTCTATATATCACCTTGCAAAAGCTTCTCCTGTGTATGCTACAGCGAATGGTATTATTGATTCTGTGCGAGTGGCAGGAAGCGAGAATCAATTTGTGCAAATTCAGCATTCTTATGGATTTACTTCAAATTATGGGCATTTACGTAAGGTCATTGTGCAAAAGGGTGATTTCGTTACAAAGGGGCAAGTGATAGGATATAGTGGGGTAGGTGCAGGTTTATATTATGATTTGCGATTTATTGATTCTGCGCTTGAAGTGGCAAATTATACAGATTGGAATAGTGATAATTTTGCTCAAATTGTAGGTGTAAATAGTGTTATTGACTGGAAAAGTTTGGTATGGGCGCTTAATGATATAGTTCAATTAAAAAATTATCGTGTAAGTTACCAAGATGATGAGAAGATGCTCACATATTAA
- a CDS encoding Mur ligase family protein yields MLKLSQVLQSKGTEYAPFDPTRAHKIYASIASKCGFREHFGTKCKVIHIIGTNGKGSTGRFITMGLEQQGKSVLHFSSPHLFRFNERYYISNNSYKGEVDDIALETAHQFLWRMESVHKASYFEYATFLALVLAKECEYLVLESGVGGEFDSTHILKADVSVFTLIGLDHQEMLGNTLREIALTKLRAMDTRAIIARQNEREVENLALKIAKQKGIECDLWQELDTDEAFKDEKDSFKDYAHTYHLPRFLCDNLHNAMRTLAVFGMKFDFKNLGALTLRGRCEVLAPHIVLDVGHNFDGARVLKEQFIGKQVNLVYNSYVEKDIEAILRELLPIIKKVLIISVENYRICPRGKLIDVLIKLGIAYEDFNVHILSHNESYLVFGSFSVVQKFLQEYQEYKEK; encoded by the coding sequence ATGTTAAAACTTTCCCAAGTGCTCCAAAGTAAAGGCACAGAATATGCGCCTTTTGACCCTACACGTGCTCATAAGATTTATGCTAGTATTGCTTCAAAATGCGGTTTTAGAGAGCATTTTGGCACAAAATGTAAAGTGATTCATATCATAGGCACAAATGGCAAGGGTAGCACAGGACGATTTATCACAATGGGGTTAGAACAGCAAGGCAAGAGTGTGTTGCATTTTAGTTCCCCGCATCTTTTTAGATTCAATGAGCGCTATTATATAAGCAATAATTCATATAAAGGCGAGGTTGATGATATAGCACTAGAAACAGCTCATCAGTTCCTTTGGCGTATGGAATCTGTGCATAAGGCAAGTTATTTTGAGTATGCAACCTTTCTTGCACTTGTGCTTGCAAAAGAATGCGAGTATCTTGTATTAGAATCTGGCGTTGGTGGCGAGTTTGATTCTACACATATACTAAAAGCTGATGTGAGTGTTTTTACGCTTATTGGTTTAGACCATCAAGAAATGTTAGGGAATACTTTGCGTGAGATTGCGCTAACAAAACTAAGAGCAATGGATACACGAGCAATTATAGCAAGGCAAAATGAAAGAGAGGTTGAGAATCTTGCGCTTAAAATAGCAAAGCAAAAAGGTATTGAATGTGATTTATGGCAAGAGCTAGATACGGATGAAGCCTTTAAAGACGAGAAAGATTCCTTTAAGGACTACGCACACACTTACCATTTACCTCGTTTTTTGTGCGATAATCTTCATAATGCGATGCGCACACTTGCAGTTTTTGGAATGAAATTTGATTTTAAGAATCTAGGTGCGCTTACACTTCGTGGGCGATGCGAAGTCTTAGCACCTCATATTGTGCTTGATGTAGGACATAATTTTGATGGCGCAAGAGTTTTAAAAGAGCAATTTATAGGAAAACAAGTAAATCTTGTGTATAATAGTTACGTAGAAAAGGATATTGAGGCAATTTTGCGTGAGCTTTTGCCAATCATTAAGAAAGTTTTAATAATTTCTGTGGAAAATTATAGAATCTGCCCAAGAGGGAAGCTCATTGATGTTCTCATAAAGTTGGGAATTGCATATGAGGATTTTAATGTCCATATTCTCTCACACAATGAGAGTTATCTTGTTTTTGGTTCTTTTAGTGTTGTTCAGAAATTTTTACAAGAATATCAAGAATATAAGGAAAAGTAA
- the lptE gene encoding LPS assembly lipoprotein LptE, with protein sequence MPKALLLSLCLYFVGCGYQPISYYAQGIFNDGVYVDISINSSVPESGASIKDAVNNAIIKRFASKLMSKQEAKSYLQIKVQSITQTPIAYNQQGFISYYRTNIVLDIHFENAQGKSFDVSNTGYYDYSADFTSTIVFDQYRLESISNAASQALDKFISQVAYYGEFYNEH encoded by the coding sequence ATGCCAAAAGCATTATTATTGAGTTTATGTTTGTATTTTGTGGGGTGTGGGTATCAGCCTATAAGCTATTATGCACAAGGTATTTTTAATGATGGTGTATATGTAGATATTAGTATTAACTCTTCTGTGCCAGAATCTGGAGCGAGCATTAAAGATGCGGTCAATAATGCTATTATTAAACGTTTTGCAAGTAAGCTTATGAGCAAGCAAGAAGCAAAAAGTTATTTACAAATCAAAGTTCAAAGCATTACACAAACGCCAATAGCTTATAATCAGCAAGGTTTTATCAGTTATTATCGCACAAATATTGTGCTTGATATTCATTTTGAAAATGCACAAGGTAAGAGTTTTGATGTGAGCAATACAGGTTATTATGATTATAGTGCAGATTTTACCTCTACAATCGTATTTGACCAATATCGTTTAGAATCTATATCTAATGCTGCCTCTCAAGCTCTTGATAAATTTATTTCACAAGTAGCATATTATGGAGAATTTTATAATGAACATTAA
- the leuS gene encoding leucine--tRNA ligase, with translation MQERKYNPKDIESKWQQFWTEHKSFEPFDIDIATSDSMKKKYILSMFPYPSGAIHMGHVRNYCIGDALARNYRQNGYNVLHPMGWDAFGMPAENAAIKHKTHPKTWTYSNIDTMRKELATLGLSFSKEREFATSDAIYTRFEQEFFIKMWERGLIYRKEAYLNWCPKDKTILANEQVIEGKCWRCDTPVVQKQMFQYYIKITDYADELLECLNKLEGHWPSQVLSMQRNWIGKSKGLSFTFDFSVDSLQKLGNGKVKLEVFTTRPDTIYGVTYCAVAPEHPIVQQLIENKSLDESVIKSIEAIKNTTARARAMSEKVGFDLGVYVIHPLTQEKLPVWVANFVLMDYGSGAVMSVPMHDERDFEFAKTYALPFKCVLTKEIDGEEPTQEICAAYEEGFLINSGEFSGMSSSQAKERIIAHFENASIGKGITNYRLRDWGVSRQRYWGAPIPMVHCQSCGIVPEKIENLPITLPEDVVIDGEGNPLDKHLVWKDCLCPKCGKKAQRESDTMDTFIQSSWYFLRYSTPRKLWEKQAFDKESLTYWLNVDEYIGGIEHAILHLLYARFWTKVLRDLGYIEIDEPFANLLTQGMVLKDGAKMSKSKGNIVNPNELIAHYGADTARLFVLFAAPPTRELEWNDKAVEGAHRFLKRLWERAEHIESCTQKPHINHKTLQKNEQYARQKVYEALQKSNEIFSKKQSGYAFNTLIAASMEAFNALNEQENPLVWTEGYFVLLHILEPIVPHICWELSEQYFRRCNFAPLSVDKDALTKESVIYAITINGKKRAEVEMPLGLSKEEIIIQAKESVPKWLEGVEILKEIIVPNKLVNLVVK, from the coding sequence ATGCAAGAGCGGAAATATAATCCTAAAGATATAGAATCTAAATGGCAACAATTTTGGACAGAGCATAAGAGTTTTGAGCCATTTGATATAGATATTGCTACATCAGATTCTATGAAAAAAAAATATATTTTAAGTATGTTTCCTTATCCAAGCGGAGCAATTCATATGGGACACGTAAGAAATTATTGTATTGGTGATGCATTAGCGAGGAACTATCGCCAAAATGGTTATAATGTTTTGCACCCTATGGGTTGGGACGCTTTTGGTATGCCTGCTGAAAATGCTGCTATTAAACATAAGACACACCCTAAAACTTGGACATATAGCAATATTGATACAATGAGAAAAGAACTTGCCACTCTTGGACTTAGTTTTTCTAAAGAGCGTGAGTTTGCTACGAGTGATGCAATTTATACGCGTTTTGAACAGGAATTTTTTATCAAAATGTGGGAGAGAGGACTCATTTATCGCAAAGAGGCGTATTTAAATTGGTGCCCTAAGGATAAAACAATCTTAGCGAATGAACAAGTTATTGAGGGCAAATGTTGGCGATGTGATACGCCTGTGGTGCAAAAGCAAATGTTTCAATATTACATTAAAATCACAGATTATGCCGATGAGTTGCTTGAGTGTCTTAATAAGCTTGAGGGACATTGGCCTTCTCAAGTGTTGAGTATGCAGAGAAATTGGATTGGTAAATCAAAGGGGTTAAGTTTTACCTTTGATTTTAGTGTAGATTCTCTACAAAAACTAGGTAATGGCAAAGTAAAGCTAGAAGTCTTTACCACGCGTCCAGATACAATTTATGGTGTTACTTATTGTGCAGTTGCCCCAGAACACCCTATTGTGCAGCAGTTGATAGAAAATAAAAGTCTTGATGAGAGCGTGATAAAATCTATTGAAGCAATTAAAAATACTACTGCTAGAGCACGTGCAATGAGCGAGAAAGTGGGTTTTGATTTAGGAGTGTATGTAATACACCCATTGACACAAGAGAAGTTGCCTGTGTGGGTGGCAAATTTTGTGCTTATGGATTATGGCTCTGGAGCAGTGATGAGTGTTCCAATGCACGATGAGCGCGATTTTGAATTTGCCAAAACCTATGCTTTGCCTTTTAAATGCGTTCTTACAAAAGAGATAGATGGTGAAGAGCCAACACAAGAGATATGTGCTGCGTATGAGGAAGGCTTTTTAATTAATAGTGGAGAATTTAGTGGTATGTCAAGTTCTCAAGCAAAAGAGCGTATTATCGCACATTTTGAGAATGCTAGCATTGGTAAGGGCATAACCAATTATCGTTTGCGTGATTGGGGTGTGTCAAGACAAAGATATTGGGGGGCGCCTATTCCTATGGTGCATTGTCAATCTTGCGGTATTGTGCCTGAAAAAATAGAAAATTTGCCTATCACATTGCCTGAAGATGTTGTGATTGATGGAGAGGGGAATCCTCTTGATAAACATCTTGTGTGGAAAGATTGTCTTTGTCCTAAGTGTGGTAAAAAAGCACAAAGAGAGAGTGATACGATGGATACTTTTATTCAATCAAGTTGGTATTTTTTGCGCTATAGCACACCAAGAAAATTATGGGAGAAACAAGCTTTTGATAAGGAAAGTTTAACATATTGGCTCAATGTTGATGAATATATTGGCGGTATAGAACACGCTATTTTGCATTTACTCTATGCACGATTTTGGACAAAAGTATTACGTGATTTGGGCTATATAGAAATTGATGAGCCTTTTGCAAATCTACTCACGCAAGGTATGGTGCTTAAAGATGGAGCAAAAATGTCAAAATCTAAGGGCAATATCGTCAATCCAAATGAACTTATTGCGCATTATGGCGCAGATACGGCAAGACTTTTTGTCCTTTTTGCTGCCCCGCCTACGCGAGAGCTAGAATGGAATGATAAAGCAGTGGAGGGTGCGCATAGATTCTTAAAACGCTTGTGGGAAAGAGCCGAGCATATAGAATCTTGCACACAAAAGCCACATATCAATCATAAAACATTGCAAAAAAATGAACAATATGCTCGTCAAAAAGTGTATGAGGCATTGCAAAAAAGTAATGAGATTTTTAGTAAAAAGCAAAGTGGATACGCATTTAATACACTTATTGCTGCGAGTATGGAAGCTTTTAACGCACTTAATGAGCAAGAGAATCCTCTTGTTTGGACGGAAGGATATTTTGTTTTATTGCATATTTTAGAGCCTATTGTGCCTCATATTTGTTGGGAGCTAAGTGAGCAGTATTTTAGACGATGTAATTTCGCACCTCTTAGCGTTGATAAAGATGCACTTACAAAAGAGAGCGTGATATATGCTATTACGATTAATGGTAAAAAACGCGCAGAAGTGGAGATGCCTTTAGGCTTAAGCAAAGAAGAAATTATTATCCAAGCTAAAGAAAGTGTGCCAAAATGGCTTGAAGGAGTAGAGATTCTTAAAGAAATAATTGTGCCAAATAAACTTGTAAATCTTGTGGTGAAATGA